The DNA sequence GGGAGACCTCCTACCAGCTCGGTGCGGGCATGGGCATCGCCCTGCTGGGCAGCGTGATGAACGCGGCCTACGCGCCGGGCCTGAAGACGGTTCCAGGGGTGTCGGCGGCCGACTCCGCCGGCGCCGCGCACTCACTGGGCGAGGCCTACCAGATCGCGGACCGGCTCGGCGGACCGGCGGGCGAGTCCCTGTTCTCCGCCGCCCGGCACTCCTTCGTCCACGGGCTGCACGTCACGCTGCTGGTGAGCGCGGCGCTGCTCCTGGCGGGCGCGGTGATGGCGCTGAAGCTCCCCCGCACGATGGAGTGCGCGGACTCCGAGGCGGCCCAGGTCCGCCTGCCCGCCCAGCCGGGCCCCGAGACGGCCACAGCCGGAGCCCGCATCCCGGCCCAGCCCTCCCCCGCCCACGACCCGGCCCTCGGCCACCCGGCCTGACGCTCCGGCCGCCACCGGCGCCGCTCCAGCCGACGCCGATCCAGCCCCCACCGGCGCCAATCCACCCCCACCGGCGCCGGATCCGGCCGGCGCCGATCCAGCCCCCTCCCGCCCCAATCCAGCCCCTCCGGCGTTTGAGGAGCGGGGTCCGGGGCGGAGCCCCGGGGAACGGGCGAAGGGCGGGTAGGGGACTCGGCCCCGCAGGGCCCACCCACCCACCCACCCACACCGGCCCGCCGCCTACGCCCTCGATCCCCCCGCGGGGCCGGGACTCACGGACGGGTCCGCCCGGGGTGGCGTCGCCGACGGCCCCGGGGGCAGCAAGGCCGGCGCGGCCGGATTCGCGACGGCCCCGGGTGACGGCGCCTGCGGGGACGGGACCGGGACCGGCACGGGCGACGGCGCCTGCGGGACCGGCACCGGCACGGGCGGCTCCGACCGCACGGCCGGCAGCATCAGCATCGTGCCGATCCGCAGCGCCTCCGGACGCGCCCCGATCACCGTCCGGTTCTCCGCGTAGAGCGCCTGCCAGCCACCCCGCACCCGGTGCCTGCGCGCGATCGCCACCAGCGTGTCCCCCTTCCGCACCACGTGCATCCGGCCCGCCAGCCCGTACCGCTTCGCGCACACGGGCCACGCCTCCCAGCCCTGACTCGCCAGCAGTTCCTCCCCCACCCGGATCTGCTGGTCCCGGGTGGCGAGGTCCGCCCTCGGCGCGAAGGCCAGTCCCCCGTGCTCCTCCCACGTCGGCTGCCAGAACTGCAGCCCGCCGTAGAAGCCGTTCCCCGTGTTCACCGCCCAGCGGCCCCCGCTCTCGCAGTCGGCCACGCAGTCCCAGGGCCACTGCCCGCCGGGCCCGCAGTCCACCGACCGGCCGGGCGCCCCCGGCCTGGGCGGGGGCGGCGCCGCGACCGCTGCCGCCGATGCGAGCAAGAGGAGCGTCAGCGCCGCCGCGCCCACCCCACCCGGAACCCCGAAGTTGCGCATCGCGTCACGCTACGCAGCCCCGTACCACCCCCCGCGCTCGCCACACCGCGCCCCGCGCGCCCCCACCCGCTCGGCCCACCGCCCAAACGGCCAGCACCGGCCATCAACTGCGCACAACCAAAAAAGAGTTGGCACGAAAAAAACGGCCCGGTCGGACCGTTCACTCCTTCGGGGGTCCGGTTCGATTCCGTTCCCTCAAACGGCGTGACCCCGGCCGCCACTCCCCCGTTGAGCCCGGCGAGCCGGAACCCCCGGCCCCGCACGCCTAGTCCGAGGAGCCACCCCGTGCCGCGCATGCTCGAAGTCAGTGATGAGGTACGTGCCGAGATCGGCGACGAGGAGGCCGAGCGGCTGCTCGCAGGTGACGGATCCCCGGGCAGCTACGACTGCACTTCCTGCCGCACCCCCGGCGACTCCGAGCGCGAGCAGACCAGCACCGTGCTGTTCGTCGGCGACGAGACGGCCGTCCTGGCCTTCGCCCACGCCGGCTGCATCCCCTCGCAGGTCGTCTCCGTGCCCGAGGCGGACCTCCAGGGCGCCGTCCGTTCCATCACGGGCGACAGCCCCGCCCCGGCGGCCTCCCCCGCCGGCGACGTGCCGCAGTCCGTGCCCGGCGGCCAGGCCGTCCTCGGCATCACCAGCGGCCTGATCCTGATCAACGGGGAGCTGCACCCCGCCCTCGTGGTCGAGCCGACCGCGCCCATCGCGCGCCCCGGCACCACCGGTCCCGGCGACGACTTCCTCCCGCTCCTCATCGAGCAGGGCTTCATCCCCATGACCGACACCGAGGAGGTCCCGCAGGCCCTGACCGGCTGGTCGATCCTGCTCGCCGCGGGCCAGCTGCACTCGGTGCTCCAGCCCGGTCAGATCGCCTGGTGGCAGGCGCACCGGCCGCTGTCGGTCACCGACGGCTGGCGGGCCGCCGTCAACAAGACGCAGCGCGTCCTGGTGTACGCCGCCCCCGTCGGCACCATCGGCCAGCAGCCCCGCGAGGACCTGCTGCGCGACGCCCTGGACAAGGCCGCCCGCAACGGCAAGCTGGTCGCCGCCTCGATGCCGCTGGCGGGTACCCCGGGCGCCTGAGGCCCCGGCTCCCGGAGCCTCCCGGACTCCGGCTCGCCCGCTCCGTCTTCCGTCCCCGAGACGGCCGTCCGACCCCCGCCAAGGGGGCCGGGCGGCGTGCGCCGGGGGTGCGCGGTCCGTCCCGCGCACCCCCGGCGATCTGCGTTTTCCGCCCCGCCACCCCGCATCCGTGGGCCGCCGGTTTCGTTGGCTGATACGTGCATTCCTACGATGTCTCCCGCGCCCCGTCCTATCCGAGCAGCGTCCCCCCGATGCGCCCCGTACGGGAGCTGGGGAGTTCCCCGGCCGCCTCGCACACGCCCATCTACGACACGCTGTACTCGGAGTACCTGCGCGCCTTCCGGGCCCTGCCCGGCGACCGCACGGGCGAGGAGGACCTCGGCTTCACGGCGTTCTCGTACGGGGGCTCCTACGGCGGCGGCGCGTACGGCAGCGGCGCGGGCACGTACGGCAGCGGGTCCGCCGCGGGCTCCGCGAGCTCCTACGGGAGTGGCTGGAACGGTTCCTCATGGCAGCCGACGGGACAGCACGCGGGGCAGCCGGCGGACGCCTGGCAGCCCTCCCCGGCTCCGCAGCCTCAGTACTCGTACGCCACCGCCGGCGCCGGATACGCGAACGGGCGGCAGCACCAGACCGGGATGCAGCACATCCCGGCGGCCCTGCCGCCCGCTCCGCGCCGGGGCTACTAGCCCCGGCGGCCCCGACGGCCCTACCGCCGTTACATCTTGCGCTTGTGCTGCGCACCGCGCTTCTCGCGGACGCGGACCGAGATGTGGATCGGGGTCCCCTCGAAGCCGAACTCCTCGCGCAGGCGGCGCTCGATGAAGCGGCGGTAGCCGTGCTCCAGGAAGCCCGAGGCGAAGAGGACGAACCGCGGCGGCTTGCTGCCCGCCTGCGTACCGAACAGGATGCGCGGCTGCTTGCCGCCACGGATCGGGTGCGGGTGGGCGGCGACGACCTCGCCGAGGAAGGCGTTCAGACGGCCGGTCGGAATGCGCGTCTCCCAGCCCGCGAGCGCGGCCTCGATCGCCGGGACCAGCTTCTCCATGTGGCGGCCGGTGAGCGCGGAGACGTTCACCCGGGGCGCCCAGGCGACCTGCTGCATCTCGGTCTCGATCTCGCGCTCGAGGTAGTAGCGGCGCTCCTCGTCGAGGTCGTCCCACTTGTTGTACGCGATCACGATCGCGCGGCCCGCCTCGACGGCCATCGTGATGATGCGCTGGTCCTGCACGGAGATCTGCTCGGTCGTGTCGATCAGGATGACCGCGACTTCCGCCTTCTCCACGGCGGCGGCCGTGCGCAGCGAGGCGTAGTAGTCCGCGCCCTGCTGGAGGTGGACCTTCTTGCGGATGCCCGCGGTGTCGATGAACTTCCAGGTGACCCCGCCGAGCTGGATCAGCTCGTCGACCGGGTCGCGGGTGGTGCCGGCCATCTCGTTGACGACGACGCGGTCCTCCTTGGCGACCTTGTTCAGGAGGGAGGACTTGCCGACGTTCGGGCGGCCGATGAGCGCGATCCGGCGCGGACCGCCGACGGCGGTGCCGAAGGTCTGCTCGGGCGCCTCGGGCAGGGCCTCCAGGACGGCGTCGAGCATGTCGCCGGTGCCGCGGCCGTGCAGGGAGGAGACCGGGTGCGGGTAGCCGAGGCCCAGCGACCACAGCGAGGCCGCGTCGGACTCGCCGCTCTGGCCGTCGACCTTGTTGGCGCACAGGACGACGGGCTTGCCGGCCTTGCGCAGCAGGCGGACGACGGCCTCGTCGGTGTCGGTGGCGCCGACCTTGGCGTCCACGACGAAGACGACCGCGTCGCAGGCCTCGATGGCGTATTCGGCCTGGGCGGCGACGGAGGCGTCGATGCCGAGGACGTCCTGCTCCCAGCCGCCGGTGTCGACGACCTTGAACCGGCGGCCGGCCCACTCGGCCTCGTAGGTGACGCGGTCGCGGGTGACGCCGGGCTTGTCCTCGACGACCGCCTCGCGGCGGCCGATGATCCGGTTCACCAGGGTCGACTTGCCGACGTTCGGGCGGCCGACGACGGCGAGGACCGGGAGCGGGCCGTGGCCGGCTTCCTGGAGCGCGCCCTCGACGTCCTCGATGTCGAAGCCCTCTTCCGCGGCGAGCTCCATGAACTCCGCGTACTCGGCATCGCCAAGTGCTCCGTGGTCTTGCTGGTCGTTCATGAAGTCCGTTCCTCGTCGTTCGTGGTGATCGGTGGGGCCCGCGCAGCGCGGTTCCACTACTAGGTCAAGTCTCGCTCAGCGCCCGGTGAGGCGCTTGGCGTCGGCCAGGTGGGCGGTCAGCCGGTCCTGGATGCGTACGGTGGCCTGGTCCAGCGCGGTCCGGGTACGGCGGCCACTGCCGTCCCCGGCGTCGAAGGCATCGCCGAAGACGATGTCGACCCTGCTCTTCAGCCGCGGCAGCGCCTTGACGACGCGGCCGGCGCGCTCGGTGCTGCCGAGAACGGCGACCGGCACTATGGGGGCACCGGAGCGGACCGCGAAGTACGCGAGTCCCGCGCGCAGCGAGGCGAAATCGCCCTCGCCCCGGGTTCCCTCGGGGAAGATCCCCAGGGCCCCGCCGCTCTCCAGGACGCCCAGCGCGCGGCTGATCGCTCCCCGGTCGGCGCCGGAGCGGTCCACCTTCACCTGCCCGATCCCTTCCAGGAAGGGGCCGAGCGGACCGACGTACGCTTCCTTCTTGATCAGGAAGTGCAGCGGCCTCGGGGCGGTGCCCATGACCATGGGGCCGTCGATGTTGTGCGAGTGGTTCACGGCCAGGATGACGGGGCCGGTGGCGGGGACCTTCCAGGCCCCCAGCACGCGCGGCTTCCAGAGGCCGTACATGAGCCCGATGCCGATCCTCCGGCCGACCGCCGCACCCTTGAGGGAGGGCGTATCGCTCACGAGCGCCCCGCCCGCTTCTCTTCCACCAGAGTCACGACGCACTCGATGACCCGGTCGAGCGTGAGCTCGGTGGTGTCCACCTCGACCGCGTCGCCGGCCTTGGCCAGCGGGGAGGTCTTGCGGCCGGAGTCGGCGGCGTCGCGCTTGATCAGCGCCTCCTTGGTGGCCGCGAGGTCCGTGGCCTCCTTGCCCCGGAGCTCGCCGCTGCGGCGGGCCGCGCGGGCCTCGGCGGAAGCGGTGAGGAAGACCTTCAGGTCGGCGTCGGGCAGCACGGTGGTACCGATGTCCCGGCCCTCGACGACGATGCCGTCGGCCTCGTCGGCCGCCTCGGCGGCGATGGAGCGCTGGAGCTCGGTGATCAGGGTGCGCACCTCGGGGACGGCGCTCACGGCGCTGACCTTGGAGGTGACCTCCTGGGTCCGGATCGGGCCGGAGGCGTCCTGGCCGTCGACCGTGATGGTCGGGGCGGACGGATCGGTACCGGACACGATGACGGGCTTGCCCGCCGCGAGGGCGATGGCCTGCGGGTCGTCGATGTCGATGCCGTTGGTGATCATCCACCAGGTGATGGCCCGGTACTGGGCGCCGGTGTCCAGGTAGCGCAGCCCGAGCTTGGCGGCCACGGCCTTGGAAGTGCTGGACTTGCCCGTGCCGGAGGGACCGTCGATGGCGACGATCACGGCGGTCGGAGCTGCGGTTTCCACGGTGCGGGCACCTTCCTGGTTGCGCGTACGTGTCCGGGCGCGCCAATAGCGCCCCTCCTCCAGGTTACCGGGCTTTTCGCCGCCGCCCGCCGGGGCGTCGGCGGGCGGGCGGAAGGGCGGACGCGGGGCGGGTGCGGGGCGGCCCCTGGGCGGGCGAAGGGGCCCGGTCCCGGGGCGGGTGCCCCACGCCCGGCGCGCTACTGCTGGCGCAGCGCCCAGCCGCGTTCGCGCAGCTCGGCCTGGAGGCCGGCCACGGCCCGGGGTTCGACCATCAGCTGGACCAGGCCCGCCTGCTGCCCCGTCGCGTGCTCGATCCGCACGTCCTCGATGTTGACCCCGGCCCGGCCGGCGTCGGCGAAGATCCGGGCGAGCTCGCCCGGCTGGTCGGAGATGAGGACGGCCACCGTCTCGTAGACCGCCGGCGCGGCCCCGTGCTTGCCCGGCACCCGGACCCGGCCCGCGTTGCCGCGGCGCAGTACGTCCTCGATGCCGGCCGCCCCGTCCCGGCGCTTGGCCTCGTCGGCCGACTGCAGGCCCCGCAGGGCCTCCACGGTCTCCTCGAGGTCGGCGGCGATCCCTGAGAGCACGTCCGCCACGGGTCCCGGGTTGGCCGAGAGGATCTCCACCCACATCCGGGGGTCGGAGGCGGCGATCCGGGTGACGTCGCGGATGCCCTGTCCGCACAGCCGCACCGCGGTCTCGTCGGCCTCCTCCAGCCGGGCCGCGACCATGCTGGAGACGAGCTGCGGGGTGTGGGAGACGAGCGCGACGGCCCTGTCGTGCGCGTCGGCGTCCATGACCACGGGGACGGCCCGGCACAGGGCCACCAGTTCCAGTGCCAGGTTCAGCACCTCGTGGTCGGTCTCCCGGGTCGGCGTGAGCACCCAGGGCCGGCCCTCGAAGAGGTCGGCGGAGGCCGCGAGCGGTCCGGACTGCTCCTTGCCCGCCATGGGGTGGGTGCCGATGTACGCCTTGGTGTCCACGCCGAGCGCGTCCAGCTCCCGACGCGGGCCGCCCTTGACGCTGGCCACGTCCACGTAGGCGCGGGCCAGGTCGCGGCCTATGGCGTCGGCGAGGGCGGCGGCCACGTGGGCGGGCGGTACGGCGATGACCGCGAGGTCGGCCTTGCCCTGGTAGGGCTCCTCCGTGCCGGCGCCCAGCGCCGCGGCCGTACGGGCCTGCCCCTGATCCCGGTCGGACAGGTGGACGGCGATGCCGCGGGCGGCGAGGGCGAGCGCCGCCGAGGTGCCGATCAGTCCGGTTCCGATGACGACGGCGGTTCTCACGGGGCGCTCTCCAGGGGTACGGGGGGTGTGACGGCGGTGCCTGCCTCAGGGTAGCCAGCGGGAACGGCGCGAGGACCCGGCGTCCCGTCCGCTGGGACGGGACGCCGGGCCCTCGGGAACCGTCCTCGGAAGGACCGGGGTCGCTCAGAGGCCCTGCTGCTTGATGATGTCCTCCAGCGAGCCGCTCGGGATCGAGCCGCCGGGGGTCAGCTTGTCCACGGCCTGCGGGAGCGCCACCGCGATCTGGTCGGCGGCGGCCTCCGGGGTGACGCCCGCCTGCTCGGCGACCTTGGCCAGGGTCTCGTCCGGCAGCGCCTTGGCGATCTCCGCGCCGCTGACCGGCTGGTTCTCGCCGGTGCCGACCCAGGACTGGGCCTGGTCGGTCAGACCCGACTTGGTCAGCATGTCCAGCAGCCCGCCGAGCGGGTTGTTCCCCGCGCCTCCGGCCGCCTGGGCCCCGCCGGCGCCACCGCCGCCCATGAGCGCGCCGAGGAGGGAGCCGAGGATGTTGCCGCCGCCACCGCCGCCCTGTCCACCGCTGCCGCCGAGGAGGCCGCCGAGAAGGGAGCCGAGGTCGTTGCCCGCCATGGTGATGCCTTTCGAAGAGGGACCGGGCGCGCTGAATTCGGCGCACCCGGCTTCGAGATACGGACAATGTCACCCAACTCGGGCGCGTCTGCCACTTGGCGCAGAGCCGCGCGCCGACTGCGGTAGAACGATCGGCATGATCTTCCACCTCGTTCCGCTCGCCGACTGGACCGCCGATCCCGCGCGCCCGTACGCCCCGGCCTCCCTCGATTCCGAGGGTTTCGTGCACTGTTCGGGGGATCCGGAGACGGCGCTGGCGATCGCCGCCTCGCACTACGGCGGCGTACCGGGAACCCTGCTCGCCGTGGAACTCGACGAGCGCGCCCTCACCTGCGACGTCCGCCGGGAGGGTGAACCGGGCATCCGCTACCCGCACGTCCACGGACCGTTGAACCGGGAGGCCGTGGTGCGCGTGTGGGAGGTGGTACGCGCCCCCGGTGCGCCCGCGGAACTCGTTCCGTGGCCGCCGGAGGGCTGAGACAAGGCGTGGCGGGGTGTCCCTGAGGCCCGTCACGCGCCAGGATGCCTCTCGCCATCCCGGCGATCACCCGAGGAGAAGTCATGAGCGACCCCACCCGCACCGCCCGGCGCACGGTCCTGGCGGCCGGTGCGAGCGTCCTGGCAGGCGGCGCGCTGACCGCGTGCGGCGAAACCGACGGAACCAAGCCCGCGTCCGAGGGCGGCAGCGCCCCCACGGCGCAGAACTCCGCGTCCGCCTCGTCCTCGGCTCCGGCCGGGGACGCCAAGGCCCTGATCAAGGCCTCGGAGGTGCCGGTCGGCGGCGGCACGGTCCTCAAGGACGAGAAACTGGTCGTCACCCAGCCGACGGCGGGCAACTTCCGTTGCTTCACGGCGGTCTGCACCCACCAGGGCTGCCTCGTGAACAAGGTGGAGGCCGGCACCATCGACTGCCCGTGCCACGGCAGCAAGTTCAAGGACACGGACGGCGCGGTGGCCAAGGGCCCGGCCACCAAGCCGCTGGAGGAGAAGAAGATCACCGTCTCCCCGGCGGGCGAAATCTCGCTCGCCTAGCCCGAGGCCGCAGCACTAGCCTCGCGGCATGAACGAGGCCAACCAGATCGAACCCACGCCCGACCCGCTCGGAATCACCCTGGTCAGGGAGCACACGGTCTACTCGTGCGTGATGGGTTCGAGGGCGTTCGGCCTGGCGACGGAGGCGAGCGACACCGACCGGCGCGGTGTCTACCTCGCCCCGACGCCGCTCTTCTGGCGCTTCGAGAAGCCGCCGACGCACGTGGACGGGCCCCGGGACGAGGAGTTCTCGTGGGAGCTGGAGCGCTTCTGCGAACTCGCGCTGCGCGCCAACCCGAACATCCTGGAGGTCCTCCACTCCCCCCTCGTGGAGGACCTCACCCCGGTCGGAGAGGAACTCCTCTCGCTCCGCGAGGCGTTCCTCTCCCGCCGGGCCCACACCACTTTCAGCCGGTACGCCGTCTCCCAGCGCGGCAAACTCCTCGGCGACCTCCGCAACCACGGCGCCCCGCGCTGGAAGCACGCCATGCACCTGCTGCGCCTGCTGCTGTCCTGCCGCGACCTGCTGCGCACGGGCCGCCTGGCCATCGACGCGACCCCCTACCGCGACGGCCTCCTCGCGGTCCGCCACGGCGAACTCACCTGGGAGGAGGTCGACGGCTGGATGACCCGCCTGACCGAGGAAACCGAAGCCGCCCTCGCGAAGACCCCCCTCCCCGAATCCCCGGACCTCCCCCGGGTCGAGGACTTCCTCCTCCGCACCCGCCGGGCGTCCACGACGGCCTAGGTGTATTGATCACGAGCGTTGTTGACACCTGGCAGGTCTTGAACATGGCGAAGACCTCCGGTGTGGTGGGAGCTGTCTAGGAACCCATTGCACAACGGAGGTCTTCGTGTCCCACCGTAATGCCCGGCTGACTGTCTTCGGTAGGCGGCTGTTGGTCGATCGGGTCGCATCGGGACGTCCGGTCGCCCACGTAGCAGCCGAGACGGGCATATCGCGGGCCACTGCCCACAAGTGGGTGCGCCGGTGGCGGGCCGAGGGCGAGGCGGGTCTTCACGACCGGTCCAGCCGGCCTCACAGGACGCCGCACCGGACCCCGGCCGCCATCGAGGCGAAGGTCTGCGACCTGCGTCGGACCCGCAAGCTGGGCCCCGCGAGGATCGGCCCGGTCCCGGGCCTGCCCGCCTCGACCGTCCACCGGATCCTGACCCGCCACGGCCTGAACCGGCTCGCCTGGTTCGACCGCCCCACCGGCACCGTGATCCGCCGCTACGAACGCGACCGCCCGGGCGAGCTGGTCCACATCGACGTGAAGAAACTCGGCCGGATCCCCGACGGCGGCGGCCACAAAGTCCTGGGCCGCCAGGCCGGCCGCACCACCCGCTCCGCCATGGGCTTCGACTACGTCCACTCCGCCGTCGACGACCACTCCCGCCTCGCCTACAGCGAGATCCACCCAGACGAGAAAGCCGCCACCTGCGCGGCCTTCCTCACCCGCGCGGCCGCGTTCTTCCACTCCCAGGGCATCACCCGCATCGAACGGGTCCTGACCGACAACGCCTGGGCCTACCGCAAAGGCCTGGCCTGGAAGAACGTCCTGGCCGACCTCGGCGCGAGCGGCAAACTCACCCGCCCCTACCGGCCCCAGACCAACGGCAAAGTCGAACGCTTCAACCGCACCCTCCTGGACGAATGGGCCTACCTACGGCCCTACACCTCAAACGACGAACGGACAGCAGCCCTGACAGACTTCCTCCACACCTACAACCACCACCGCTGCCACACCGCACTCGACGGCAAACCACCCATCAGCCGCGTCAACAACCCTGCAGGTCAATACACCTAGCCCGCCCGGCGCCGTACGACGAACTCGTCGAGCGCCTCGAACGCGTCCGCGTGCTCCGGCAGCCGCGAAGCGCCCTGCGCCGCCTCCAGGACCCCGTGCAGGGCCTCGAAGTCCCGTTCCACCCGCCCGGCGTCGATGCCCGAGGCCGCGCCGTGCTCGGCCTCGGCCTTGGCCTCGATCAGCCCGGCCAGATAGCCCGGAGCCTCCGGCACCTCCTCCAGCAGCGTGGGCAGGTGTGCCTGCACCCGTGCCGAGCGCATCAGGTGGACGCCCGTGAGCAGCGCCCGGAAGGTGTAGAGCAGCGGCTTGAGCTCGGCCGTCTTCCCGAAGAGCCGCCACTGCGTGTTCGCGAAGCCGCGGTAGTGGTGGGCGTGGTGCGAGGTCAGGACACCGGGAGCCAGGGAGACCAACTCCTCGTGCGCCGGCGTCGTGTGCACGACCAGGGGGGACAGCAGCTGCTCCAGGACGTAGCCGTTGCGGTTCAGCATCAGCCGGACGAACTTGCGCAGGTCGTGCGTGACCAGGTCCATCTCGGTGCCGTCCCGGAACCACATCCGGCTGCGCGTCTCCTGCGGATCGCGGAGCGAGAGCAACGCGGCCGCCGGCAGCAGGTGCGCTCCGCGCAGGTCGACGTCGGAGTCCTTGGAAGGGAATCCGTACAGGTGGGCGCCCGAGACCGTGGCGAAGAGCAGCGGGTCCGGCTGCTCCGCGACGACGGCGGTGAGGTCGGTGTCCCTCGCGTCCAGCATGGTCACGCGTCCCAGAGGGCGCCGAAGGACAGGAGCTCGGCGCGGTATTCGATGCGGCCCTCCCAGTCGCGGGGCCAGGCGTCCGCGCCCAGGTGGGCGCCCGCGAAGGCGCCGGCCAGGCAGGCGATGGAGTCGGAGTCGCCCGCGGTGCAGGCCGCGCGGCGCAGGGCCAGGAGCGGTTCCTCGGGGAAGAGGAGGAAGCACTGGAGAGCGGTGGCCAGCGCCTCCTCGGCGATCCAGCCCTCGCCGGTCGTCAGGCAGGGGTCCGTTTCCGGGGAGGGGGTGCGCAGGGCCGCCGCGAGGCGGTCCAGGACCTCCAGGCACTCGTCCCAGCCGCGCGCCATGAAGGACTCGGCCGAGGCGTCGGAGGCCGTCCGCGTCCAGAGGTCGCCGAGCCAGCGCTCGTGGTAGCGGGTGCGGTTCTCCAGGGCGTACGAGCGCAGCTGCCCGACCAGGCCGGTCACCTCCGTGCCCCGCGCCAGCAGGAACACCGCCCGCGCCGTGAGGTCGGAGGCGGCCAGGGCCGTGGGGTGGCCGTGGGTCAGGGCCGACTGGAGCTGGGCCGCGCCGGCCCGCTCCTCCTCCGTCCAGCCCGGCACCAGCCCGACGGGAGCCACCCGCATGTTCGCTCCGCAGCCCTTGGAGCCGATCTGGCTGGCGTCGCGCCAGTCCCGCTCGGGCAGGTTCAGGAGGCTGCAGGCCTTCAGGCAGGTGCGGCCCGGGGCCCGGTTGTTCTCCGGGGAGTGGTACCAGTCGACGAACTCCTCCCGGACCGGCCGCGCGAGGCGCAGCGGGCCGACCCGGCCCCGCTCCGCGGCGGTCCGTATGCCCCGGGCGAGGGCCAGCGTCATCTGGGTGTCGTCCGAGACGATCGCCGGCCGGATCAGGGCCATCTCCCGCCACGGGCCGGTCTTCGCCAGGATCCCGGGCACGTCGTTGAACTCCGTGGGGAAGCCGAGGGCGTCTCCGAGCGCCAGGCCGATCAGGGAGCCGGTGGCGGCCCGCTTCGTGTGCGTCGGTTCCGTCGGTTCCGTCGGCTTCTTCGGCGTAGTCGTCATCGCGTGTGTCCTTCCGAGGGGCGCAGCAGGGGCGGGTGCAGGGTGTTGGCGGGGCCGGGCCGGTAGAGGGCGGCCGGTTTGCCGCGACCGCCGGTGAGCCGGGCGGCTCCGGGCACGGCCTCGACGAAGCCGGGCGTGGCCAGCACCTTGCGGCGGAAGTTGGGGCGGTCCAGGACGGTGTCCCAGACGGTCTCGTAGACGGCCTGGAGCTCGCCGAGCGTGAACTCGGGCGGGCAGAAGGCGGTGGCCAGGCAGCTGTACTCCAGCTTCGAGCCGATACGGGACCGGGCGTCCGCGAGGATCTCCTCGTGGTCGAAGGCCAGTCCGAAGTCCGGCGCGCAGGCCTCCCCCACCGGTACCCAGCGGGCGCGGTCCGCGTCTCCGCCGCCCCCGGCCACCGGTTCCGGCAGATCGGGGACGAGCGCGGTGAAGGCCACGGAGACCACGCGCATGCGGGGGTCCCGGTCCGGTGCGCTGTAGGTGCGCAGCTGGTCCAGGTGCAGGGCGTCGATCACGTGCGCCGACAGTCCGGTCTCCTCGGCCAGTTCGCGCCGGGCGGCCGCTTCCGCGGACTCCCGGGGCAGCAGGAAGCCGCCGGGCAGCGCCCAGGCGCCCGCGTACGGTTCCTGCCCGCGCCGGATCAGCAGCACGTGCAGGGTCCCGCCGCGCACGGTGAAGACGGCGAGGTCGACGGTCACCGCGAAGGGTGCGAAGGCGTGCGGGTCGTACCCGTGCCCGCCTCCGTGCTCGCCTCCGGGGCTGGGTCCGGTGTCACTCATCGGCTCCGCTCCCCCGCCCGCTCCGCCACCCGCTCCGGCAGGGGATCCGCGAACTGCCACCCCTCC is a window from the Streptomyces sp. NBC_01244 genome containing:
- a CDS encoding transglycosylase family protein; amino-acid sequence: MRNFGVPGGVGAAALTLLLLASAAAVAAPPPPRPGAPGRSVDCGPGGQWPWDCVADCESGGRWAVNTGNGFYGGLQFWQPTWEEHGGLAFAPRADLATRDQQIRVGEELLASQGWEAWPVCAKRYGLAGRMHVVRKGDTLVAIARRHRVRGGWQALYAENRTVIGARPEALRIGTMLMLPAVRSEPPVPVPVPQAPSPVPVPVPSPQAPSPGAVANPAAPALLPPGPSATPPRADPSVSPGPAGGSRA
- the der gene encoding ribosome biogenesis GTPase Der; the encoded protein is MNDQQDHGALGDAEYAEFMELAAEEGFDIEDVEGALQEAGHGPLPVLAVVGRPNVGKSTLVNRIIGRREAVVEDKPGVTRDRVTYEAEWAGRRFKVVDTGGWEQDVLGIDASVAAQAEYAIEACDAVVFVVDAKVGATDTDEAVVRLLRKAGKPVVLCANKVDGQSGESDAASLWSLGLGYPHPVSSLHGRGTGDMLDAVLEALPEAPEQTFGTAVGGPRRIALIGRPNVGKSSLLNKVAKEDRVVVNEMAGTTRDPVDELIQLGGVTWKFIDTAGIRKKVHLQQGADYYASLRTAAAVEKAEVAVILIDTTEQISVQDQRIITMAVEAGRAIVIAYNKWDDLDEERRYYLEREIETEMQQVAWAPRVNVSALTGRHMEKLVPAIEAALAGWETRIPTGRLNAFLGEVVAAHPHPIRGGKQPRILFGTQAGSKPPRFVLFASGFLEHGYRRFIERRLREEFGFEGTPIHISVRVREKRGAQHKRKM
- a CDS encoding lysophospholipid acyltransferase family protein; this translates as MSDTPSLKGAAVGRRIGIGLMYGLWKPRVLGAWKVPATGPVILAVNHSHNIDGPMVMGTAPRPLHFLIKKEAYVGPLGPFLEGIGQVKVDRSGADRGAISRALGVLESGGALGIFPEGTRGEGDFASLRAGLAYFAVRSGAPIVPVAVLGSTERAGRVVKALPRLKSRVDIVFGDAFDAGDGSGRRTRTALDQATVRIQDRLTAHLADAKRLTGR
- the cmk gene encoding (d)CMP kinase produces the protein METAAPTAVIVAIDGPSGTGKSSTSKAVAAKLGLRYLDTGAQYRAITWWMITNGIDIDDPQAIALAAGKPVIVSGTDPSAPTITVDGQDASGPIRTQEVTSKVSAVSAVPEVRTLITELQRSIAAEAADEADGIVVEGRDIGTTVLPDADLKVFLTASAEARAARRSGELRGKEATDLAATKEALIKRDAADSGRKTSPLAKAGDAVEVDTTELTLDRVIECVVTLVEEKRAGRS
- a CDS encoding prephenate dehydrogenase gives rise to the protein MRTAVVIGTGLIGTSAALALAARGIAVHLSDRDQGQARTAAALGAGTEEPYQGKADLAVIAVPPAHVAAALADAIGRDLARAYVDVASVKGGPRRELDALGVDTKAYIGTHPMAGKEQSGPLAASADLFEGRPWVLTPTRETDHEVLNLALELVALCRAVPVVMDADAHDRAVALVSHTPQLVSSMVAARLEEADETAVRLCGQGIRDVTRIAASDPRMWVEILSANPGPVADVLSGIAADLEETVEALRGLQSADEAKRRDGAAGIEDVLRRGNAGRVRVPGKHGAAPAVYETVAVLISDQPGELARIFADAGRAGVNIEDVRIEHATGQQAGLVQLMVEPRAVAGLQAELRERGWALRQQ
- a CDS encoding YidB family protein, encoding MAGNDLGSLLGGLLGGSGGQGGGGGGNILGSLLGALMGGGGAGGAQAAGGAGNNPLGGLLDMLTKSGLTDQAQSWVGTGENQPVSGAEIAKALPDETLAKVAEQAGVTPEAAADQIAVALPQAVDKLTPGGSIPSGSLEDIIKQQGL
- a CDS encoding DUF952 domain-containing protein, with translation MIFHLVPLADWTADPARPYAPASLDSEGFVHCSGDPETALAIAASHYGGVPGTLLAVELDERALTCDVRREGEPGIRYPHVHGPLNREAVVRVWEVVRAPGAPAELVPWPPEG
- a CDS encoding Rieske (2Fe-2S) protein: MSDPTRTARRTVLAAGASVLAGGALTACGETDGTKPASEGGSAPTAQNSASASSSAPAGDAKALIKASEVPVGGGTVLKDEKLVVTQPTAGNFRCFTAVCTHQGCLVNKVEAGTIDCPCHGSKFKDTDGAVAKGPATKPLEEKKITVSPAGEISLA